A window of the Spirochaetae bacterium HGW-Spirochaetae-1 genome harbors these coding sequences:
- a CDS encoding sensor domain-containing diguanylate cyclase translates to MDMEITWPIEIEQYERKIYDLKQLIEISKGLNSTLDYNTLIESILLTCMGQMQLLKAGIFLKRGIGSDNFVLHRNYKGFEIDHSQEYEFSYEDSMTGLMESFSRCYTMPELKIHGFQSSALEVLHRLDPSLVVPLVGKGHMNGIIILGERINQGGFSEVEKEYLLNIASLASIAIHNASLYEMATTDMMTKLKIHHYFHSAMEEEFERTVRFNRPLSLIMADIDHFKQFNDTYGHSAGDHVLKVVANLLKENIRPMDIAARYGGEEFAIILPKTDMTEALIVAERIRQNISTEIIRYEDKHLNVTISVGLTQMDIDSDKSKKDVITRADKALYMSKNSGRNTVSFM, encoded by the coding sequence ATGGACATGGAAATAACCTGGCCAATAGAAATTGAACAATACGAGCGCAAGATTTATGATCTGAAGCAGCTCATTGAGATAAGCAAGGGGCTTAATTCCACCCTTGATTATAACACCCTCATCGAGTCAATATTGTTGACCTGTATGGGGCAGATGCAGCTTTTAAAAGCCGGTATTTTTCTCAAACGCGGTATCGGTTCTGATAATTTTGTCCTGCACCGCAACTATAAGGGCTTTGAAATAGACCACTCCCAGGAGTATGAATTTTCCTACGAAGATTCAATGACAGGACTCATGGAATCATTCTCGCGCTGTTACACCATGCCGGAATTAAAAATACATGGTTTTCAATCATCGGCCCTTGAAGTGCTCCATCGGCTTGATCCCAGCCTGGTGGTCCCTCTTGTAGGGAAGGGACATATGAACGGAATCATAATACTGGGCGAACGGATCAACCAGGGTGGGTTCAGTGAAGTGGAGAAGGAATATCTGCTTAATATTGCATCCCTGGCCAGCATAGCCATTCATAATGCCAGCCTCTATGAGATGGCCACCACGGACATGATGACTAAGCTGAAAATACATCACTACTTCCATTCAGCCATGGAGGAGGAATTTGAACGCACAGTGAGGTTCAACCGGCCTCTGTCTCTCATCATGGCCGATATCGATCATTTTAAACAGTTTAACGATACCTATGGACACTCCGCCGGAGACCACGTACTCAAGGTCGTGGCCAATCTCCTGAAGGAAAATATCCGTCCCATGGACATAGCGGCCCGGTACGGGGGGGAGGAGTTTGCCATTATCCTGCCCAAGACCGATATGACCGAGGCCCTTATCGTGGCGGAACGGATACGGCAGAATATCAGCACCGAAATTATCCGGTACGAGGACAAGCACCTCAATGTCACCATTTCCGTGGGGCTCACCCAGATGGATATTGACAGTGATAAAAGCAAAAAAGATGTCATCACCCGGGCTGACAAGGCGCTCTACATGTCGAAGAACAGCGGCCGCAACACGGTTTCGTTCATGTAA
- the rplU gene encoding 50S ribosomal protein L21, producing the protein MYAIVEIAGKQYKVEKDITIEVDKLDRQENEDFDIDKVILFANGDDVQVGQPYLAGVKVKVQFIKNIKSKKVRGVKFKKRKNYTRTLGHRQNYSQLKIKDLVVS; encoded by the coding sequence ATGTACGCCATAGTTGAAATTGCCGGAAAACAGTATAAGGTTGAGAAGGATATCACCATTGAAGTTGATAAACTTGACAGACAGGAAAATGAGGATTTTGATATTGATAAAGTTATTCTTTTTGCCAATGGCGATGATGTACAAGTCGGCCAGCCCTATCTCGCGGGTGTCAAGGTGAAGGTTCAGTTCATCAAGAATATCAAAAGTAAAAAAGTCCGCGGAGTAAAATTCAAGAAGAGAAAAAATTATACACGGACTCTGGGACATCGACAAAATTATTCTCAGTTGAAGATCAAAGATCTGGTGGTGAGCTGA
- a CDS encoding 50S ribosomal protein L27 — translation MAHKKGGGSTRNGRDSQSKRLGVKRYGGQVVTGGTILVRQRGTKIHPGNNVGRGGDDTLFAKIDGVVTFERYDKKRKMVSIYPVAQ, via the coding sequence ATGGCACACAAGAAAGGCGGCGGATCAACAAGAAACGGACGCGACTCCCAATCCAAGAGACTGGGCGTTAAAAGATACGGCGGGCAGGTTGTCACCGGCGGTACCATCCTGGTACGGCAGCGCGGGACGAAAATTCATCCCGGCAACAACGTGGGCCGCGGCGGTGACGATACACTTTTTGCGAAAATTGACGGTGTTGTGACTTTTGAGCGATATGATAAAAAAAGGAAAATGGTTTCCATCTATCCCGTTGCTCAGTAG
- a CDS encoding GTPase ObgE, with protein sequence MPRFTDTIEIHVKAGDGGAGALSFRREKYAPKGGPDGGDGGKGGCVYIQADRRYYNLSHFFKNKLYQAQRGHQGSSQNRHGADGENLTISVPPGTQVINAETDEEIIDLVNDGDICMVAEGGIGGKGNAFFKSSTHQTPRMSQPGMPGEEVTLHLNLKLIADIGLIGLPNAGKSTLLSVLTNAKPKIGDYPFTTLIPNLGIVERGDIVYSIADIPGIIEGAHMGHGLGLSFLQHIDRVRALLYLIDCTGENLKYNLELLKAELKTYNENLLERPAYILLTKIDLIDETELAEKISELEPEIVIPISSLEGENIDTLLKILDGLMEEYNATQGTD encoded by the coding sequence ATGCCCAGGTTTACCGATACAATTGAAATACATGTGAAAGCCGGCGACGGCGGAGCGGGAGCGCTTTCCTTCCGGCGGGAGAAGTACGCTCCCAAGGGCGGGCCTGACGGCGGCGACGGCGGGAAGGGCGGTTGCGTGTATATCCAGGCGGACCGCCGGTATTACAACCTTTCACATTTTTTTAAAAACAAATTGTACCAGGCGCAGAGGGGGCACCAGGGCTCGAGCCAGAACAGGCACGGTGCCGACGGAGAAAATCTGACCATCTCCGTACCGCCGGGAACACAGGTTATCAATGCAGAAACCGATGAAGAGATCATAGACCTGGTCAATGACGGGGATATCTGCATGGTGGCTGAGGGAGGCATCGGCGGCAAGGGAAACGCGTTTTTTAAATCATCGACACACCAGACACCGCGTATGTCGCAGCCGGGAATGCCCGGCGAAGAGGTGACGCTTCACCTCAATCTCAAGCTCATCGCCGACATCGGTCTCATCGGTCTGCCCAATGCGGGAAAGTCCACGCTTCTCTCGGTGTTGACTAACGCAAAACCGAAAATTGGCGATTACCCCTTCACCACCCTGATCCCCAACCTGGGGATCGTGGAACGGGGAGATATAGTGTACAGTATTGCCGATATTCCCGGTATAATCGAAGGCGCGCACATGGGGCACGGACTGGGACTGTCATTTCTGCAGCACATTGACCGGGTTCGGGCCCTGCTGTATCTCATTGACTGCACGGGAGAAAACCTCAAATACAACCTGGAATTGCTGAAGGCCGAACTGAAGACTTACAATGAAAATCTCCTTGAACGGCCCGCCTATATTCTGCTCACCAAAATAGATCTTATCGATGAAACTGAACTCGCTGAAAAAATCAGCGAGCTGGAGCCGGAAATAGTGATCCCCATTTCATCTCTGGAAGGGGAGAATATCGATACTCTTTTAAAAATTCTTGATGGTCTGATGGAAGAATACAATGCCACGCAGGGAACTGATTAA
- the proB gene encoding glutamate 5-kinase: MPRRELIKNVRRIVVKIGTSSLTEGGKISGDKISRFVSDIAAVKKQGYQVIIVSSGAITAGAGQINKKRETLSIPEKQAMAAVGQVILINEYRKHFIKKGYNVGQILLTEDDVKHRRRFLNARHTMEALLELDVIPIVNENDTVVVKEIKFGDNDTLSAHVASLIDADLLVLLSDVDGFFWDLADAKPVEEIRKITPEILERAGGSGSADGTGGMMTKIRAAEMIIHFGEKMIIANGCEEKAVQRIMKGENIGTIFIGNEKRLSSRKKWVALRKARGTLVLDDGAVDALVNKKKSLLASGILTVDGTFDMGMAVDLADKNGAVVGKGIVNYNSGELDRIKGKNTRHIREILGSTYFEEVINRDDMIIF, from the coding sequence ATGCCACGCAGGGAACTGATTAAAAACGTCCGCCGTATTGTAGTGAAAATCGGCACATCCTCTCTCACCGAAGGGGGGAAAATCTCCGGTGATAAGATATCCCGCTTTGTCAGTGATATCGCCGCAGTGAAAAAACAGGGCTACCAGGTGATCATAGTTTCTTCGGGAGCCATAACGGCCGGTGCCGGCCAGATCAATAAAAAGCGCGAAACCCTCAGCATTCCGGAAAAACAGGCCATGGCAGCCGTGGGGCAGGTCATCCTCATAAACGAATACCGCAAACATTTCATAAAAAAGGGATACAACGTGGGGCAGATACTCCTCACCGAGGATGATGTGAAACACCGACGGCGTTTCCTCAACGCCCGGCATACCATGGAGGCCCTGCTGGAACTCGATGTTATCCCCATTGTAAACGAAAATGATACGGTCGTGGTCAAGGAAATAAAGTTCGGCGATAATGATACGCTCTCGGCCCATGTGGCGAGCCTGATCGATGCCGATCTCCTGGTTCTCCTGTCTGACGTGGACGGTTTCTTCTGGGACCTGGCGGATGCGAAACCCGTTGAGGAAATCAGGAAGATCACCCCGGAGATACTGGAGCGCGCCGGTGGGTCGGGGTCCGCTGACGGCACGGGCGGGATGATGACCAAGATACGGGCCGCCGAGATGATCATTCATTTTGGTGAGAAGATGATCATCGCCAACGGCTGTGAGGAGAAGGCCGTACAGAGAATAATGAAGGGTGAAAATATCGGCACCATTTTCATCGGCAACGAGAAGCGTCTTTCCAGCAGGAAGAAATGGGTGGCCCTGCGCAAGGCCCGGGGAACGCTGGTATTGGATGACGGGGCTGTGGACGCCCTGGTGAACAAGAAAAAGTCCCTCCTGGCCTCGGGAATACTCACTGTGGACGGAACCTTTGATATGGGAATGGCCGTTGATCTCGCCGACAAAAACGGCGCTGTTGTGGGTAAAGGTATCGTGAACTATAACAGTGGAGAACTGGACCGCATAAAGGGAAAGAATACAAGGCATATCCGGGAAATCCTGGGAAGTACCTACTTCGAAGAAGTCATCAACCGCGATGATATGATAATATTTTGA
- a CDS encoding proline--tRNA ligase: MKLSRYMVPTLKEDPSDAVVTSHRLMMRAGLIRKESAGMYVYLPMGFRVLRKIMNIVREEMDRTGALEFLMPEMTSADLWKQSGRWDTMGPEMFRIKDRNGMEYALAPTHEEAFTSVVNSIISSYRDLPVTVYQINTKFRDEIRPRFGVIRSKEFIMKDAYSFDLNDEGLEKSYQSMRQAYRKIFERCGLDTIPVEADTGSMGGSNSEEFMVASEVGEEYLLLCDSCGYRANQEKAEYKRKETAGSAGELQELKIVDTPAVRTIDELVDFFKASAGIFMKSIIYLADGKPIMAVVPGDREINEHKLKNVLGAAELELAPDTVVEEVTGAPVGFAGPVKGPKVRTVYDIAVKDISNGITGANARDKHFAGVNPGRDLQIKEAFDITSAVAGDACPRCSAAMYVKKGIEVGHIFKLGYKYTKSMDVSVLDESGKAVMPIMGCYGIGVNRTMAAVVEQHYDERGIVWPQSISPFDVHLVGLAKNDDEINRVEEIYSLLLDNGIDVLYDDRKASPGFKFADADLMGIPVRITVGKSFFQDGDIEIKLRTSKDLEKIKSNTLVEKIKTLI, translated from the coding sequence ATGAAACTGTCACGATATATGGTCCCCACCCTGAAAGAGGACCCCTCCGATGCCGTGGTCACGAGCCATCGGCTTATGATGCGCGCCGGGCTCATCCGCAAGGAATCGGCCGGCATGTATGTCTATCTGCCCATGGGGTTCCGCGTTTTACGAAAAATCATGAACATCGTCCGTGAGGAGATGGACCGCACCGGCGCCCTGGAATTCCTTATGCCCGAAATGACCAGTGCCGATCTCTGGAAGCAGTCGGGGCGATGGGATACCATGGGGCCCGAGATGTTTCGCATAAAGGACCGCAACGGCATGGAATACGCACTTGCTCCCACGCACGAAGAGGCCTTCACCAGCGTGGTAAATTCAATCATATCGTCATACCGTGACCTTCCCGTCACTGTGTACCAGATCAATACCAAGTTCCGCGACGAGATACGTCCCCGCTTCGGCGTCATACGCAGCAAGGAATTCATCATGAAGGACGCCTATTCCTTTGACCTGAACGACGAGGGGCTGGAGAAATCATACCAGTCCATGCGCCAGGCATACAGGAAAATATTCGAGCGCTGCGGCCTGGATACCATCCCCGTTGAGGCCGATACGGGCTCCATGGGGGGAAGCAACTCCGAGGAGTTCATGGTGGCTTCGGAGGTAGGCGAGGAATACCTGCTTCTCTGTGACAGCTGTGGATACCGTGCGAACCAGGAAAAGGCTGAGTATAAAAGGAAAGAAACGGCCGGTTCCGCAGGGGAATTGCAGGAGCTGAAGATTGTTGATACACCGGCGGTGCGCACCATCGATGAGCTGGTGGACTTCTTCAAGGCCTCGGCGGGCATATTTATGAAAAGCATTATCTATCTTGCCGACGGCAAGCCAATCATGGCCGTGGTTCCCGGCGACCGGGAAATAAATGAGCATAAACTGAAAAATGTCCTGGGAGCCGCTGAACTGGAACTGGCCCCGGACACTGTCGTGGAGGAAGTGACGGGAGCACCCGTGGGATTTGCCGGACCGGTGAAAGGACCGAAGGTCCGCACGGTTTATGATATCGCCGTGAAGGATATTTCAAACGGTATAACCGGCGCCAATGCCCGTGATAAACATTTTGCCGGCGTCAACCCGGGAAGGGATCTGCAGATTAAAGAGGCCTTTGATATAACCTCGGCCGTTGCGGGCGATGCCTGTCCGCGATGCAGTGCGGCCATGTATGTAAAAAAGGGCATCGAGGTAGGTCACATATTCAAGCTTGGATACAAGTATACAAAATCCATGGATGTATCGGTCCTGGACGAATCGGGAAAAGCTGTGATGCCCATCATGGGCTGTTACGGTATCGGTGTAAACAGGACCATGGCAGCCGTTGTTGAACAGCATTATGATGAGAGGGGGATAGTCTGGCCGCAGTCCATAAGCCCCTTTGATGTTCACCTCGTGGGCCTGGCCAAAAATGACGATGAGATTAACCGGGTGGAGGAGATTTATTCGCTCCTCCTGGACAACGGCATCGATGTGCTTTACGATGACCGGAAGGCAAGTCCGGGTTTCAAATTCGCCGACGCTGATCTCATGGGTATTCCTGTTCGTATTACCGTGGGAAAAAGCTTTTTTCAGGACGGGGATATAGAAATCAAACTCAGGACTTCAAAAGATCTGGAAAAAATCAAATCCAATACCCTCGTGGAGAAGATAAAAACGCTGATTTAA
- a CDS encoding electron transfer flavoprotein subunit beta: protein MKIVVCLKQVPDMESKFKIIDDSKVDESQIAFKINDFDNYAVEAALQLREKAGGEVIIVTAGPERAAKDIRQAFAMGADWGIHINDPAVFEGDNFVIASALTKAIESIGGVDLVLTGVQAEDDQSAVTGVMISEMLNQPSVTNVVKLVMEGTDMTVNRELEGGLNEVIGLSAPAVLSIQSGINEPRYPTLPGIMKAKKKRLDAKSGGDLGVSASAKTEFVKMYFPVSEHKAEILTGDPATAAATLVDKLKNVAKVI, encoded by the coding sequence ATGAAGATTGTTGTTTGTCTGAAACAGGTTCCAGATATGGAATCAAAATTCAAGATCATTGACGACAGCAAAGTTGACGAGTCACAAATAGCGTTCAAAATCAATGATTTTGACAACTATGCTGTTGAAGCTGCTCTTCAGTTAAGAGAAAAAGCTGGTGGAGAAGTTATTATCGTCACTGCTGGTCCTGAAAGGGCTGCAAAAGACATCAGACAGGCCTTTGCTATGGGAGCTGACTGGGGAATTCATATCAACGACCCGGCGGTTTTCGAAGGCGACAATTTTGTCATTGCATCAGCTCTGACAAAAGCAATTGAAAGCATTGGCGGTGTTGATCTGGTTCTTACCGGTGTTCAGGCCGAAGATGATCAGTCAGCTGTTACCGGTGTTATGATTTCCGAAATGCTGAACCAGCCCAGTGTTACTAACGTAGTTAAACTGGTCATGGAGGGAACCGACATGACAGTTAACCGTGAGCTCGAAGGTGGACTGAATGAAGTAATCGGTCTTTCCGCTCCGGCTGTTCTTTCAATTCAATCAGGTATCAATGAGCCCCGATATCCGACCCTTCCTGGAATCATGAAAGCCAAGAAGAAAAGACTGGATGCTAAATCAGGCGGCGACCTTGGCGTGAGTGCCTCGGCAAAAACAGAGTTTGTTAAAATGTACTTTCCTGTTTCCGAGCACAAGGCTGAAATCCTCACGGGTGATCCTGCAACTGCAGCGGCAACTCTCGTTGACAAACTGAAAAACGTAGCTAAGGTGATATAA
- a CDS encoding electron transfer flavoprotein subunit alpha encodes MAKIVVIAEHRSGKLADSTLELCKAAKQLASELGCTAAAAVFGKDDSIAQEVAKYIPEVLSVTDGALEKYTSDAYVQAAKAVAAQDVKGFLIAQSYDGVDFAAKVAMAIDGAIISNCVNVKGEGGAVIVTRNVFNGKIQEVKKVKTDKFVFTFEKGAYDMEAAGGAGSVTAVSASISGVRTTVKEIVATMAGSVDISQAKIIVAGGRGCKDGDKYKDVIIPLAKKLGGEYAASRPVVDSGWTEAARQVGQSGKVVAPDLYIAAGISGAIQHVAGMKGSQCIVAINKDPEAPIFNLATYGIVGDLFEVIPAMMDKL; translated from the coding sequence ATGGCTAAAATAGTAGTTATTGCAGAGCATAGAAGTGGTAAATTAGCCGACAGCACGCTGGAATTGTGCAAAGCGGCGAAACAACTCGCCTCCGAACTCGGATGCACGGCCGCGGCTGCGGTTTTCGGTAAAGATGACAGTATTGCGCAGGAAGTGGCAAAATATATTCCTGAAGTTCTTTCAGTGACCGATGGGGCTCTGGAAAAATATACGTCTGACGCATATGTTCAGGCAGCAAAGGCCGTTGCGGCCCAGGATGTGAAAGGATTTCTCATAGCCCAGAGCTATGACGGTGTTGACTTCGCAGCGAAAGTTGCCATGGCCATCGACGGTGCCATCATTTCCAACTGTGTCAATGTCAAGGGTGAAGGCGGAGCGGTCATTGTAACCCGTAACGTATTCAACGGCAAAATCCAGGAAGTTAAGAAAGTTAAAACCGATAAATTTGTTTTTACCTTCGAAAAAGGCGCATATGATATGGAAGCTGCAGGCGGAGCAGGATCTGTTACTGCAGTTTCAGCCTCAATCAGCGGTGTAAGAACAACGGTTAAAGAAATCGTGGCCACCATGGCCGGTTCTGTAGATATCTCCCAGGCAAAAATCATAGTTGCCGGCGGCCGCGGCTGCAAAGACGGAGATAAATACAAGGACGTCATCATTCCCCTGGCAAAGAAACTGGGCGGCGAATATGCTGCATCACGTCCCGTTGTTGACTCGGGTTGGACAGAAGCCGCCCGTCAGGTCGGTCAGTCAGGTAAAGTTGTTGCTCCGGACCTGTACATCGCAGCAGGTATCTCGGGCGCCATCCAACACGTAGCCGGTATGAAAGGATCTCAGTGTATAGTTGCTATCAATAAAGACCCTGAAGCTCCTATTTTCAACCTGGCCACCTATGGTATCGTGGGAGATCTTTTCGAGGTTATCCCTGCCATGATGGATAAACTGTAA
- a CDS encoding cell division protein codes for MADIKEKEIVEDENKIDTVIADDIHFRGSLKFKNSLKIKGIFEGKIETDGHLIVGREATVSADINARIVSVSGIVNGKIRASQKVELFKKSRSGCDMIAPDLSIESGSVFNGTIIMEEKQ; via the coding sequence ATGGCTGATATAAAAGAAAAAGAGATAGTAGAGGACGAAAATAAAATAGATACGGTTATTGCCGATGACATTCATTTCCGGGGCAGCCTGAAATTCAAGAATTCCCTGAAAATCAAGGGAATCTTTGAGGGAAAAATCGAGACGGACGGGCACCTCATCGTGGGAAGAGAAGCAACGGTCAGTGCCGATATAAACGCCAGGATTGTTTCCGTGAGCGGTATCGTCAATGGCAAAATACGGGCCTCCCAGAAAGTGGAACTCTTTAAAAAGAGCAGAAGCGGCTGCGATATGATCGCCCCCGATCTGTCCATTGAGAGCGGATCTGTATTCAATGGAACTATAATTATGGAAGAAAAACAATAA
- a CDS encoding antifreeze protein type I, with product MALIDVVEWKNKKDEVIFRFQEGAISLGAQLIVMENQEAILFKEGQALDSFGPGRHTLKTGNIPILEKLINLPFGGKTPFPAEIYFINKTEIPNLKWGTKQAMQIMDRKFNVPIPVRAFGNYSIRIRDIKPFLIMAIGTWQAFNTDAIGTALRDQIILPKLQDLIAEFMIKQNVMIFDIVAYYDEIGTAGKAKIVEDFNSFGVELVRFALESINIPDDDENVIRLKKALSDKAEINIMGEDYKTKRTFDTMEKAASNEGMAGGMMGAGMGFGMGNQMGQMMNQTMGGAQQTQGQQGQVACPACNTPNTAGAKFCASCGKPMVVEKACPACKAKMPADAKFCPSCGANTMEAACVKCGAKLKPGAKFCPECGSKQE from the coding sequence ATGGCGTTGATAGATGTTGTTGAGTGGAAGAATAAAAAGGATGAAGTCATTTTCCGTTTCCAGGAAGGGGCCATATCCCTGGGCGCCCAGCTCATTGTCATGGAGAACCAGGAGGCAATTCTTTTCAAGGAAGGGCAAGCCCTGGATTCCTTCGGGCCGGGACGACACACGCTAAAGACCGGAAATATCCCCATCCTGGAGAAGCTTATAAATCTGCCCTTTGGCGGAAAGACCCCTTTCCCGGCCGAGATATACTTCATCAATAAAACCGAAATTCCTAACCTGAAGTGGGGAACAAAGCAGGCAATGCAGATCATGGACCGGAAATTCAATGTGCCGATTCCGGTCCGGGCCTTCGGCAATTATTCCATAAGGATCAGGGATATCAAGCCGTTCCTGATCATGGCTATCGGTACCTGGCAGGCCTTCAACACCGACGCTATCGGCACGGCCCTGCGGGATCAGATCATCCTGCCCAAGCTGCAGGACCTCATCGCCGAGTTTATGATAAAGCAGAACGTGATGATATTTGACATCGTGGCATATTATGATGAAATCGGAACAGCGGGAAAAGCGAAGATCGTCGAGGATTTTAACAGCTTCGGCGTGGAGCTGGTCCGCTTCGCCTTGGAATCCATCAATATCCCCGACGATGACGAGAATGTAATACGGCTGAAAAAGGCCTTGTCTGACAAGGCCGAGATCAATATTATGGGTGAAGATTACAAGACGAAACGTACCTTCGATACCATGGAAAAAGCCGCTTCCAATGAGGGAATGGCCGGAGGCATGATGGGAGCGGGAATGGGTTTCGGCATGGGAAACCAGATGGGACAGATGATGAACCAGACCATGGGAGGCGCACAGCAGACCCAGGGACAGCAGGGACAGGTGGCATGTCCGGCCTGCAATACACCCAATACAGCCGGTGCCAAATTCTGTGCATCGTGCGGCAAACCCATGGTAGTTGAAAAGGCCTGCCCGGCATGCAAGGCGAAGATGCCGGCCGATGCCAAGTTCTGTCCCTCGTGCGGCGCCAATACGATGGAAGCGGCATGCGTGAAGTGCGGGGCGAAGCTCAAGCCCGGGGCGAAATTCTGTCCCGAATGCGGATCAAAACAGGAATAG
- a CDS encoding DUF350 domain-containing protein has protein sequence MEWGQYLYGILDTVVYSFIGLIIMGIGFLLITLFSPFSIKKEIEDDQNIALGLIIGSVIIGISIIIASVIATPSGSNPVKKAPAQVEMKTDK, from the coding sequence ATGGAATGGGGACAATATCTTTACGGCATTCTCGATACGGTGGTGTATTCTTTTATCGGGCTTATAATAATGGGGATCGGCTTTCTGCTTATAACACTTTTCTCTCCCTTTTCAATCAAGAAGGAAATTGAGGATGATCAGAATATCGCCCTGGGGCTTATTATCGGTTCCGTCATCATTGGGATTTCCATTATCATTGCGTCCGTTATTGCAACGCCGTCGGGCTCCAACCCGGTGAAAAAGGCGCCGGCGCAGGTTGAAATGAAGACCGATAAGTAG
- a CDS encoding spermidine synthase, translating to MKDNFSLSQQRILLFSIFVLSLCGITYELVLGSLATYLLGNPVQQYSITIGVFLSSMGLGSWLSRYVLKNILRNFIWIEVTLGLVGGVSVIILNYLFSFSPSFYLLHVFLLSFIGMLVGLEIPLLTRILRGYGSLKDVLSNVLTLDYMGGLAGSLLFPLVLFPFLGRIMTSLVIGIANAAVAVIIVTRIKYSGKRRIDYIYPLVVVGILTVLVLQSGVVTDILEKRLYYDDIVFSRRSTYQEIVLTRNGDDFRLYLDGSLQFSTYDEYRYHEMLVYPPLAFNGKGDKQVLVMGGGDGLALRELVKQDDVRSVTLVELDPMMLDLARNNSSLKRINGNSLVHPKVNVVAGDAYDFLVKSGRTFDIIIADFPDPHDETISKLYTVQFFKLVKRSMAPGAIFVSQSTSPLFAREAFWCIHNTMKKVFPHVVPYHVFVPTFGDWGYNMASFSEIKPKDADVSRQGLRFFTRETFVQSQHFPPDCGEISTEINTFNRPVLYTYYIKGWKNVDY from the coding sequence GTGAAAGACAATTTTTCCCTTTCACAGCAGAGGATCCTTCTTTTCTCGATCTTTGTCCTTTCTCTCTGCGGCATAACGTATGAACTGGTTCTGGGTTCACTGGCGACTTATCTGCTGGGGAACCCGGTGCAGCAGTATTCCATCACCATCGGTGTCTTTCTCAGTTCCATGGGGCTGGGTTCCTGGCTTTCACGGTACGTGCTGAAGAATATCCTGAGGAACTTCATATGGATAGAGGTGACCCTGGGACTCGTGGGCGGCGTCTCGGTCATCATACTCAATTACCTGTTCAGCTTTTCGCCGTCCTTTTATCTTCTCCATGTCTTTCTGCTTTCTTTCATCGGGATGCTCGTGGGCCTGGAGATTCCACTGCTGACGAGGATTCTCCGCGGCTACGGCTCTCTTAAGGATGTTCTTTCCAACGTGCTCACCCTGGACTATATGGGCGGCCTTGCCGGATCGCTGCTTTTCCCCCTGGTTCTCTTTCCCTTCCTGGGGAGGATCATGACGTCCCTGGTCATCGGTATAGCCAATGCGGCGGTGGCCGTGATTATTGTCACGCGGATTAAATATTCCGGGAAACGGCGCATCGATTATATTTATCCTCTCGTTGTCGTTGGTATCCTGACGGTGCTGGTGCTTCAGTCGGGTGTCGTGACCGATATTCTGGAGAAAAGGCTTTACTATGATGATATCGTATTCTCACGGAGGTCCACGTACCAGGAGATAGTGCTGACCCGGAACGGCGACGATTTCAGGCTTTACCTCGACGGATCGCTGCAGTTTTCAACATACGATGAATACCGTTATCACGAGATGCTGGTATATCCTCCCCTGGCGTTCAACGGAAAGGGCGATAAACAGGTTCTGGTCATGGGTGGCGGTGACGGCCTGGCGTTGCGGGAGCTCGTCAAGCAGGACGATGTACGCTCCGTGACCCTGGTGGAACTGGACCCCATGATGCTCGACCTGGCCCGGAACAATTCAAGCCTGAAAAGAATTAACGGGAATTCCCTGGTCCACCCAAAGGTGAATGTCGTGGCGGGCGATGCCTATGATTTTCTTGTGAAAAGCGGACGGACCTTTGATATTATAATTGCTGATTTCCCCGATCCCCATGATGAGACCATTTCAAAGCTCTATACGGTACAGTTTTTCAAGCTGGTGAAGCGTTCCATGGCCCCGGGGGCCATTTTCGTCTCCCAGTCCACGTCGCCTCTCTTTGCCCGCGAGGCCTTCTGGTGCATTCACAACACTATGAAAAAGGTCTTTCCCCATGTAGTTCCCTATCACGTTTTTGTTCCCACCTTCGGTGACTGGGGGTATAACATGGCTTCCTTCTCGGAAATAAAACCGAAAGATGCCGATGTTTCGCGGCAGGGACTCCGGTTTTTTACGAGGGAGACGTTTGTCCAGTCACAGCACTTTCCACCCGACTGTGGAGAAATATCAACGGAAATTAATACCTTTAACCGGCCGGTCCTCTATACCTATTATATCAAGGGCTGGAAGAACGTTGACTATTGA